ATCGCGCTCGGACAAATCTCATGCTGTTGATGAGGCGCAGGCATCGGGGCGCACGAATCAGGATTCCCCTGATAGCCTCCTGGATCCATCCATGATAACCTGAATCGAGTTCATGCCCTACCCGGATCCAATCCCCTGGCCCAACGATGAAGATGAACTCGTGATCGGCCGGCGTTTCGATCGGGTGGTCACGCTCATGGCCGATCGCCCCGCCCTCTGCCAGGATGGCCGGACCTGGTCCTACCGCGAATTGGCCGAGGCCTCGGACCGGGTGTCCGGACACCTGCAGGGAATCCAACCCGAAGGCCGGGTCATGGTCTACCTCGGCAATTCCTTTCAACATCTTGCAGTGGTCTTTGGCGCGTGGAAGGCCGGCTGGGTGACGATCCCGGTGGATCCACGCTACCCATCCGAACGCAACCGGCTGATCCTCGAGGATGCCGATCCTCACCTCGTCATCACCGCCCCCCACCTTGAGGCGGCCGCGCGCGAGCTCTTCGATCGACCGATCGACGCCCGCCCGATAGAGGCGTATGCGAAGACCTCCCACGGGACGCAACGGCCCACCGTCGCCCCGGACGACCCGTCGGTCATCCTCTACACTTCCGGTTCGACCGGATCGCCGAAGGGCGTCCTGCACACCCATCGCTCCATCGCCCACATGGCGAGGAGACGTACCCGGATACTCGAGACCAGGCCTTCGGACGCCTTCACCCTCTTTTACTCGGCCAGCGTCATGGGCGGGCTTTCCGCGGTGACCTATGCCCTCCTCAGCGGGGCCAGCCTCCACCCGAGAAACTTCAAGGCTGAGGGCTTCAACGGCTTGGCGGACTGGTTGCGCGAACACCGCATCACCATCTGCCACAGCGTGACCTCCCTCTTCAGGGAAATCATCAACCAGGTCGCACCCGGCCAGGAATTCCCCGACCTGCGCATTGTCGTCCTGGGCGGCGAACAGGCCTATCGACGTGATATTGAGGGCGGGCGACGGGTCTTCGGAGCTTCCAAGCGCTTTCTCTGTGGACTCGGATCAACCGAAATCAATTCGGTGCGGGTCTTTCCGATCGATGCGGACACCGAGCTGCCGACCGGCCGGATCCCCTTCGGCAGGGCGGTGGAGGGGGTCGAGGTGATTCTGCTGGATCCGGAGAAGCGGATCTTGACGCCTGGAGAGACAGGGGAGATCTGCATCCGCAGTCGCTACCTTTCCTGTGGATACTGGAAAAAGCCGGAAATGACCGCCGAGAGATTCATCCCGGATCCGGAGGGTGGCGGGTCTTTGCTCTACCGGACCGGCGATCTCGGACGTCTCGATGCCGACGGCTGCCTCCACGGGGCGGGTCGAAACGACGATCTGGTCAAGGTCCGGGGCTTCCGGGTTGAGCCGGGGGAAGTCAACGCCCGCCTCCTCGCCCAACCCGGGATCCGCGAGGCCTGCACCGTTGCCCTGACCCGCAGCTCCGGGGAGGTCTTCCTCGCCGCCTACTACGTGACCGACCCGGATCAACCCATTTCCGGTCCCGGACTTCGGACCCGGCTCCTGGCGGAACTCCCCGACTATATGGTTCCCGAGAGGCTGGTCGAACTGGAGGCCCTCCCGCGCACCGTCAACGGCAAGATCGACTCGAAGGCACTGAGAACGGCGGCCCCACAGGCTGAGGAGGAGGCTCAACCTGCGAAAACCCGGACCGAGAGAAACCTGGCCGAACTCTGGTCTGAGGTGCTTGATCGGGACTCGGTGCCCGTGGACGTCGGCTTCTTCGATCTCGGAGGCACCTCGCTGACCGCGATCCGCCTGTTGGCCTCAGTGGAGCGGTTCTTTCAACGGCAGATCGCCCTGTCCATTCTCTTCGAACACCCGACCATCCAGAGCCTGGCCCGATACCTCGACCGAAGTTCCGACCGGACTATTCGATCCGGCCTGATTGCCGTCCGGCCCGATGGAATCGGAGACCCGCTCTTTCTGGTCGGCGGCATGACCGGAGAGATCTTCTTCTGCCGGCAGCTCATCCGCCACCTCAAGTGCGCCCGCCCCCTCTTCGCCCTCGAACCCGACACCCTGTCCGGCCGGCGAACCGAACATACCCGAATCGAGGAAGTGGCCCGGTACTACGCCGAAATCATCGGCCGCCACCAACCCGGGGGGCCCGTGACCCTGGCCGGCTATTCCTTTGGCGGAACCGTTGTCTATGAACTGGCGCGCCAGTTGACGGCCGCCGGCCGTGAGGTGGTCCAGACCATCCTCTTTGACTCCGCCCCTCCCCGTCTGCACCCGTCGGTCACCCCGTGGAATTCGGGGCCATCAGACGCCCCACCCGGACCCGTTGAAAGCCGGCCCGGACCCCAACGCCCCTCCCCCCTCCGGTTTTTCACGTTGAAGTGGTGGATGCGCGGTCGGGCAGAATGGCGCCGTTGGTCATGGCGGATGAAATACGTCCGCCTTTACGAACTGATGCTCCGCCTCCGTCTTTCCCCACCGGTCTCATGGCGGCGCTGTTATGCGTATTGGTCCACGCATTACATGGGCCGGCGCTACCGGGCAAAATCCTACCCCGGACCAATCATTCTGTTCCGATCCGAAGCACGCCGGGACCAGGGCGACCAGGGCTGGCGCGAACTCTGCGGTGACTCCCTCCGATTGATCAAGGTTCCGGGGGATCACGGTTCCATCTTCCGGGAACCCGACGTCCGGATTGTGGCCCGCGAACTGGACAAGGTGTTGGATGGGAGATGGCAGATGGCAGATGGCAGATGGCAGATGGTAGATGGTAGATGGTAGATGGTAGATGGTATTTACCGACGATCGCTGCGCGCCGTCTTCTTCATGGAAACGAATATGGCCGTGAGTTCGTCTGCTTCAAGCTGAAGGGACTTCAGACGTTCTGCCGGGAGCAGACTCCCCCGCTCGATCAACTCCAGCCAGAACCCGGATTCGTCTGCTTCCTCCAGCACGATCCCGATCTTGTTGGAAAAGTCCGCGTGCGATCGTGCGCGTTGCGCTGCGCGGTAATTCGAGGCGACCGACGAAGAGCTACGGACCAATTGTCCACCGACATTCCGTCCAGCAGGCGTGCCGGGTAGTTCGTCAACCAGTCGCATCACCCGCAATGCGAACTGCATGGTTCGTTCACACATCTCTTCAGGTGTCATACCCGAAACCATGCCCTTTCAAGGTCGCCGATCAACATCTCCCATCTTCCATCTTCCATCTCACATCTTCCATCTCACATCTTCCATCTCACATCTTCCATCTCACATCTTCCATCTCCCATCTTCCATCTCACATCTTCCATCTCACATCTCCCATCTCCCCTTCCTCATCCCTTGACTCCGCCCAGCATGATTCCCCGGACCAGGTAACGCTGGAGGAAGACAAAGAGGATGATGAGGGGAACCACCGACATGGTGACGGCAGCCATGAGCAGATGGGGCGACTGGCCGCGCTCCGAGTCGAAAAAGAGGAGCCCGACCGGAAGGGTGTAACGTTCGACACTTCGCAGCATGACCAGGGGCCAGAAGAAGCTGTGGTAATTGCCCATGAAGGTGAAGATGGTCAGGGTAATCAGTCCGGGGCGGCTGAGGGGCATGATGACATCCCAGAAGACCCGCCACTTGGAGGCGCCGTCGATCTCCGCCGCTTCATCGAGGGACTGGGGGATGGTCAGCATGAACTGCCGCATGAGGAAGGTGCCGAAGGCACTGAAGGCGGCCGGCAGGATCAGGCCCGGGAGCGTATCCACCAGTCCAAGACGCACCATCAGCTGGTAGTTGG
This sequence is a window from Opitutaceae bacterium. Protein-coding genes within it:
- a CDS encoding alpha/beta fold hydrolase, translated to MPYPDPIPWPNDEDELVIGRRFDRVVTLMADRPALCQDGRTWSYRELAEASDRVSGHLQGIQPEGRVMVYLGNSFQHLAVVFGAWKAGWVTIPVDPRYPSERNRLILEDADPHLVITAPHLEAAARELFDRPIDARPIEAYAKTSHGTQRPTVAPDDPSVILYTSGSTGSPKGVLHTHRSIAHMARRRTRILETRPSDAFTLFYSASVMGGLSAVTYALLSGASLHPRNFKAEGFNGLADWLREHRITICHSVTSLFREIINQVAPGQEFPDLRIVVLGGEQAYRRDIEGGRRVFGASKRFLCGLGSTEINSVRVFPIDADTELPTGRIPFGRAVEGVEVILLDPEKRILTPGETGEICIRSRYLSCGYWKKPEMTAERFIPDPEGGGSLLYRTGDLGRLDADGCLHGAGRNDDLVKVRGFRVEPGEVNARLLAQPGIREACTVALTRSSGEVFLAAYYVTDPDQPISGPGLRTRLLAELPDYMVPERLVELEALPRTVNGKIDSKALRTAAPQAEEEAQPAKTRTERNLAELWSEVLDRDSVPVDVGFFDLGGTSLTAIRLLASVERFFQRQIALSILFEHPTIQSLARYLDRSSDRTIRSGLIAVRPDGIGDPLFLVGGMTGEIFFCRQLIRHLKCARPLFALEPDTLSGRRTEHTRIEEVARYYAEIIGRHQPGGPVTLAGYSFGGTVVYELARQLTAAGREVVQTILFDSAPPRLHPSVTPWNSGPSDAPPGPVESRPGPQRPSPLRFFTLKWWMRGRAEWRRWSWRMKYVRLYELMLRLRLSPPVSWRRCYAYWSTHYMGRRYRAKSYPGPIILFRSEARRDQGDQGWRELCGDSLRLIKVPGDHGSIFREPDVRIVARELDKVLDGRWQMADGRWQMVDGRW
- a CDS encoding carbohydrate ABC transporter permease, translating into MTDGDEMVHPRRPRSEPGQARWALHHALLAFLGLIMMVPFIWMVLTSLKPLAEVGASWWIPQIWQWSNYGEVFSVIPFARFFWNSLFVAAWVTFLQVTTSSMAAFSFARLDWPGRDRVFLLYLGTMMLPGLVMLIPNYQLMVRLGLVDTLPGLILPAAFSAFGTFLMRQFMLTIPQSLDEAAEIDGASKWRVFWDVIMPLSRPGLITLTIFTFMGNYHSFFWPLVMLRSVERYTLPVGLLFFDSERGQSPHLLMAAVTMSVVPLIILFVFLQRYLVRGIMLGGVKG
- a CDS encoding four helix bundle protein is translated as MCERTMQFALRVMRLVDELPGTPAGRNVGGQLVRSSSSVASNYRAAQRARSHADFSNKIGIVLEEADESGFWLELIERGSLLPAERLKSLQLEADELTAIFVSMKKTARSDRR